Below is a genomic region from bacterium.
AACAACGTCTAGACGTTGGTTAAAATCTAAAAACTATTCATCATATATTAATTATTAAACACGCCTATTACTTGGACTCACCGGGGGTTAAGATTAAAATTTGCTTAGTTAGCAGGCTCAAGTTTAGAGCCGGCAGACAAGCTAGGCGCGTGCGCCGGTAAGTAGAGAAATTATAGCGGTTTTGTGGTGATTTGTAAAGGGCGGGGAAATAAAAAAACCAGCTTTTTAACAAGTCTGGTTTGAGTCAGTATAATCCGACAACTTACCGAAGTTTAAACCAAAGGCTGACGCCTCCAGCAAGGGCGGGTATACATCACGAAAAATAATATAAGCAATTTCCTCGCGAAGCTTAGGTATTTTCTTAAGCAGAACTGCATCTCCCGGATTCTTCTCTGCTTTAGCAATCGCGAAAGTAAGTTCCAGAGCTTTTTCATCGTAGGCCTTGCAGCACCTCACAATCATTCTGCGAAAATCTTCCCCATACTTAACCATCCAAAGATCACGATGCTTTTGACTATGGCTTAACGGCGGAGGAAAACCAGTACATTTTTTGAAACTATAAGCATCAAGACTTCTGCCAACAGCCATCACAAGAGGTAAGCCAATGATCGCAACCAAGACCAAGCGAAATGCAAGGCTGAGAAGAGTAGGTTCTGCTTTCATTAAGCTTAAACCAAAGTCAGTAAGAGCAAGTAAAAAGCTTAGGCCAATAATTACAACAAGAGTTGCTAAAGTAATCAACCACAATGCCATGACAGTAAGATTGTTTATCAATTTCATACTACCTCCTATATTGACTATTCTTTAATCCTCATCTCCCCCAGTCGTTTGGGTCATAAATATAATACCTTTCTTTTTGTTCAGGACTACAATTAGAGTGGTAATCGATCCTTTGGGGGATATCTGTCCACTTGATAATCTCTTCGTTAACGGGAATTGACCTGTCCCCATTCCAACACCACACACCCTGTTCGTATAGGAGTATGCCAAAGTCAGGCTCATTAATACCTCGATCACGATAGACTAAATACCATCCTGTAGTCTTTGGTTGTTTCTTATAGTGCCAACCCAATTTTGGTATTTCACACCAAAAAGCCACTGATGAGGTTATGTCGTTATCGGCCGTTGGTTTCCAAACATTGTACCAGCGTGAATATGGCATTCGTGCCAAATCATGACCAGACCCGTCTGACCTAAAAAAATTAGCGACACTTAATTCAAGAGTATCGATCTTAGTGCCACACTGACAATCGTCTGTCCTAACACCAAACATAACCAAGTATGGTCCGTTTTTTCGAGGGGGATCAGCTGCACCTATCCATTTCGAGTTTTGCATATAACTCCTCCTAAGGAAATTTCTAACATTAAATAGTGCCATAAATATGCCGATAAGTCAAGTGCGTACCATACTAAAAAATGGTATAATTCCCTTATGCAAATCCAATATTTCGGCCTTTCTAGCTTCAAAATTACGACTAAGGAAGCCACTATAATTACCGACCCATTCGATAAAGAATCCGGTCTGACTCCGCCCCGCGGTGCAGCCGATATCCTGATTCTGGCCGAAAAAGCCAACAAGCTCTATAACGCCGTATCCGGAGTTTCGGGGGAGCCTTTTTTAATTAACGATCCTGGCGAATACGATATAAAAGGAGTGACCGTAACCGGAATTCCATTGGAGCAAGACCCTGGCCGCTACGTAACAGTTTACCTCATTGAAAGCGAAGATATCGCCATTCTCAACTTAACCCACATCCGCGAGTGGAATATCAAAGAGAATGATTTAGAAGACTTGGGAGAAATCGACATCCTCATTTTGCCGGTTGGCAGCAACAGCGTTCTAACTCCTAAAATTGCTTCGCAAATTGTTCATGACATCCAGCCAAAAATTGTCATTCCGTCTCATTACGAAATTCCTGGGCTCAAACTGCCAAACGAAAAAATTGACGTGTTCTTAAAGCAATACGGCGCTAAGTCTGAGCCGATCGAAAAACTTAACATCAAGAAAAAAGATTTAACGGAAGAAAAAACTCAGATGATATTATTAGACCCGCTTCGCTAAATACAAAGACAAGAAAGTGTTCACACATTTTTATTCACCACGAATATGAAAAAGATTATCGAAAACATCCGTCAAAAACCTGACCATCACAAAAACCGAATAATATTGATTATTACCGGCTCTGTTGCGTTTGTACTAGTGATCATATGGATCATAATCGGCATCCCCGATAGGGAAGGCAGGAGCACAGACGTAATAGACGACTTTACAACGAATGTAGAAGAAAGCAAAGATACTTTACCGAAATTATTTGAAAGCAATAACTAATGGCCAAAAAGAATCCTAGTGACAGCGAAATTGCTGTTGCAGACAACAATTTAGGAGTGATTAAGCAGCGCTTCCTCGAACAGGAAATGCAGGAATCATATTTGGATTACGCGATGAGCGTAATCGTTTCCCGCGCTTTACCAGACGTGCGCGATGGACTTAAGCCGGTTCACCGCCGCATTTTATACGCAATGCATTCCATGGGTCTGCGCTCCGGTGGAAAAACCACTAAGTCAGCAAAAGTAGTTGGTGAAGTATTGGGTAAATACCACCCTCACAGCGATACCGCAGTATACGACACCATGGTTGGTTTGGCGCAAGTGTTTAGTATGCGCTACCCATTGGTTATCGGCCAGGGTAACTTTGGCTCTATGGATGGAGACAATGCCGCGGCCATGCGTTACACAGAAGCCAAAATGAGCCCGTTTGCCGAAGCTATTTTAGAAGATATCGAAAAAGATACTGTTGATTTCCGCCCTAACTACGACGC
It encodes:
- a CDS encoding MBL fold metallo-hydrolase, with the translated sequence MQIQYFGLSSFKITTKEATIITDPFDKESGLTPPRGAADILILAEKANKLYNAVSGVSGEPFLINDPGEYDIKGVTVTGIPLEQDPGRYVTVYLIESEDIAILNLTHIREWNIKENDLEDLGEIDILILPVGSNSVLTPKIASQIVHDIQPKIVIPSHYEIPGLKLPNEKIDVFLKQYGAKSEPIEKLNIKKKDLTEEKTQMILLDPLR